One window of the Streptomyces sp. TS71-3 genome contains the following:
- a CDS encoding histidine phosphatase family protein, whose product MSTPRGRRIILWRHGQTAWNLERRFQGTTDIELTEAGRGQARRAARLLASLRPHAILSSDLSRAVDTAAELVRVTGLDVTYDDALRETYAGVWQGLTHEEIIASYGDQYAAWKRGEPVRRGGGELETEVADRAAPVVLRHAEKLPADGTLVVVSHGGTIRTTIGRLLGLEPRHWESLGGLSNCCWSVVGEGLRGWRLLEHNAGTLPEPVLGDDD is encoded by the coding sequence ATGAGCACCCCTCGCGGCCGCCGCATCATCCTGTGGCGGCACGGACAGACGGCCTGGAACCTGGAGCGCCGCTTCCAGGGCACCACCGACATCGAGCTCACCGAGGCGGGACGCGGCCAGGCCCGGCGGGCCGCCCGGCTGCTCGCCTCGCTGCGCCCGCACGCGATCCTCTCCTCCGACCTCAGCAGGGCCGTCGACACGGCCGCCGAGCTGGTCCGGGTGACCGGCCTCGACGTCACCTACGACGACGCCCTTCGGGAGACGTACGCGGGCGTCTGGCAGGGCCTCACGCACGAGGAGATCATCGCCTCGTACGGCGACCAGTACGCGGCGTGGAAGCGCGGCGAGCCGGTGCGCAGGGGCGGCGGCGAGCTGGAGACCGAGGTCGCCGACCGCGCCGCGCCCGTCGTGCTGCGCCACGCGGAGAAACTGCCCGCGGACGGCACCCTGGTGGTGGTCAGCCACGGCGGCACCATCCGCACCACCATCGGCCGCCTCCTCGGCCTCGAACCACGGCACTGGGAGAGCCTCGGCGGGCTCTCCAACTGCTGCTGGTCCGTCGTCGGCGAGGGCCTGCGCGGCTGGCGGCTGCTGGAGCACAACGCCGGCACCCTGCCCGAGCCGGTGCTCGGCGACGACGACTGA